One Sagittula stellata E-37 genomic window carries:
- a CDS encoding beta strand repeat-containing protein, whose translation MLACGATLTIAGQAKADDLIWTGNQSQVWDKANTTNWNNTSGGYPSYPFLDGDAVTFDATGAVGTVTIDEGGFVLTSNVTFDSSGYTIAGATPSDALTVIGSISVTNAGDSAVISAVLENGAEIVGAGDLTLSGGYRTNSTAGVITVNGAASQTVSLTGGHFFREIVQNSANVVIDGATFDSSSAGLFVNGGTMEIASTVAVAGVTQTAGQTAVSASSSVSGTASVSGGSLTVNNGVNFTTTGSVDISGTGTLTMNGTVTGDVDITSGQTTNTIGNGTGTDRITGTFTQNNVNSVTTVTSDSRIGTLENTAGEIIFAGTGTHTLDNASNNAGTMSVGSGVTVTATNGLTNTGTLNLDGSIAGPLTLNGGNTIVNSAVASVTGQTTVNANGTLTVNANQTFDAAGGMLVDGGSVVANGTITGNAAFSGDTDVEGIFGNGLTVQSPNTMTVTGGLTYGSLTVSDGGTFTTTGAGGVAIVGTSNTTTINGAAIYNDGDTLDDNGGIDIGATGSVTFNTGATGIRFNADDDENNTGTITNDGSITVTGGGAGGVSVANDDGAGDDNLTNQGTGTIDVQANNTLNGIDTLTNSSTSATAIQVGSGATLGFATLNSSAGTVTSAGTLDGNVALSGAGTLVQNAGGSVDGTLSTAGSATFDINGTTGDATTEVTGTVSQGSTGSSTFAGDAGGLVTVSAGTLTVDGASAFNDGLSVTGGAAVVDADLSVTGNTLVDTGSLTVNAGDTLTSPVRAGSLGGGGSVTVNGVIDGALDVENTSTFDINAGGSVTGTATHASTGTSTLAGTVGNLNITAAGTVQVDGAAVSNGLSFVDGGGTLAVQAGASYTATGGPVNVGFDAGNTGSGTLSVADTGSVIGNIFVHNAGTVDINGTSGDATTEVTGALVLFATATGNSTVAGDIGGAVTVNAGTLTVDGVSEFQSSLDVNAGSLVVSADLGVTGAAEASGGDVTVDAGATLTTATLTMSGDGALTLNGDLDGDLNITDTNNTVAVTHALNTPGGVTGTVTQNNANSTITTGDAGNTQFGTLVNTLGTVTVNTGTLQLNNASSNAGTMNVNSGTAVILNTADFTNTGTFDLNGQMGNVSLADTFTNDGGVVTLANNLAAQYVQTGAGAQTTIDGNTLVGTGTTGATMAINAGALTIDAGQTLTYGALTLADGATMTVNGSMAALTDTTTNINGAATYNDGSALNDNGSINIGATGSVTFNTGGTGIVFDADQDNNAVGTITSDGAITVNGTGNVSFGTDGDDNFTNQGSATVALLNTSSVSDIDVLTNSSTANGATAGTAAIFLASGTSLGFTTLDSSAGTIVSAGTLDGDVNLTGTAGLDLNDGTITGTLDNQSGTAITLDGTITGAFTQQGAGTQTTVDGTSSFGSTVDVDSGTLTVDADTTVTGATTVDDATLTVNAGDTLTATGNVLAGGSGGAGTVVVDGTIDGDVTAQNTATVTVNGSVDGNLQTQNTASFDINGTSGAAPAEVTGNVTQAGTSALNTLAGDIAGFLQQTGAGTITVDGDAIVTGLVNIDAGTLTVAGGATLDATGAGVDVAAGAFGNVNATGEIDGSTTNAGTFQNDGTMDGVTNSGGFTNTGTTAGVTNSGTFTNNGGTGTVGNSGTFDNNGSTLAFSNTGTLTTSGTITGDLDQTAGSTTADGNATVTGELDIDGGTLTVDPGIVLSAGSADIEDAGGVTVGAGSTLQTTTGTLANDDQIAVGAGGNLIAATTLTNESNGTITFANGGTLSAGGAGQGTITNEGQIVVNAGTVTATGNDNFVASGMGTGLQILGGHLDLGTGTVTDTGTGTLTAVTLTADASGGAMLTTGGVTFDEAEIELNANASGDATVTGPVTVGGTGFFDLNSAGGSTATITGDVIQQAGSTATSTLAGTLGGILDINGGTVTVDGTGGGGTSVVTGALTVDGGTLNVNANTDAAAGTTVGATGTVSNTATFATNVTNAGGFTNDGTVSGGVGNSGTLDNNGTVTGNVTNTGTLTDSGSIGGSLTQTAGSTTVDGNATVTGLFDMNGGTLAIDPGFTFAVGSADIEDAGGVTLGAGSTLQTTSGALDNDDQVAIGNGGTLLSFAALSNETNGVMDFLGATGALTAGAGSDITNTGRFNINSAVGQTVTLTTSGAGTFTNTGLIDMVDGETADRLVINGDAVLNGIIGMDVNVSGALVGTSPADTADQVNVTGTASGAPTLAFSNVNGVFSNVAVPIDLITAANTGGVSATQTGLPTNGAFIYNLQNTGTAVQLTATPNLAFGGVASGVAATQSLISTVVNRPSSALVTPLVAPGDDPCAIGSWSRITGGKASAGLSTSAASLPGSLSNQIDLRYRGIQVGLDRSCSGGYYNGWDLAYGAMLGTNGGDTSLPVNFGGTVTTLSTEFDQTFGGFYLSAAKGQWFGDLSIRADKTTYSIQESNSFANGGLGINTQDFDSRGKTVSGSLSYSHTLNEQLGLRLVPTAGFSFSHIESDSIAIENDPSTAADNATLQIGDIDQRIGYLGATLARTQVAESGTAATTYFVTGTYFNDFGDDLESTFTVDSNGSSQVLTSETLGGFGELSFGFNYTAILDAGSAVPARQVDASLRADTRFSDNLDSWGLTAQVRLQF comes from the coding sequence GTGCTCGCCTGTGGCGCCACCTTGACGATCGCGGGACAGGCAAAGGCGGACGATCTGATCTGGACGGGCAATCAAAGCCAGGTCTGGGACAAGGCCAACACGACCAACTGGAACAACACCTCCGGTGGCTATCCGAGCTACCCCTTTTTGGACGGGGACGCAGTCACCTTCGATGCGACCGGTGCGGTCGGCACGGTGACAATCGACGAAGGCGGCTTTGTGTTGACTTCCAATGTCACGTTTGATTCCAGCGGTTATACCATTGCAGGGGCGACGCCGAGCGACGCTCTCACCGTGATTGGCTCCATATCCGTCACCAACGCCGGCGACAGCGCAGTGATTTCCGCGGTTCTCGAAAACGGCGCCGAGATCGTCGGTGCGGGCGACCTCACGCTGTCCGGCGGCTACCGCACCAACAGCACCGCTGGCGTCATCACGGTGAACGGCGCGGCGTCCCAGACGGTGTCGCTGACCGGGGGCCACTTCTTTCGTGAGATCGTGCAGAACAGTGCCAACGTCGTCATCGACGGAGCGACCTTCGATTCCTCTAGTGCGGGTCTGTTCGTCAACGGCGGGACCATGGAAATCGCCAGCACGGTGGCCGTGGCCGGTGTAACCCAGACTGCTGGTCAGACCGCTGTTTCGGCGTCCTCGTCGGTGTCCGGCACCGCCTCGGTGTCCGGCGGGTCGCTGACGGTGAACAACGGTGTCAACTTCACGACGACGGGCAGCGTCGACATCTCGGGCACGGGCACGCTGACAATGAACGGCACCGTCACCGGTGACGTGGACATCACCAGCGGACAAACCACCAACACCATCGGCAACGGCACCGGGACGGACCGGATCACCGGGACGTTCACCCAGAACAACGTGAACTCCGTCACCACCGTGACCTCCGATTCCCGGATCGGCACGCTGGAGAACACCGCGGGCGAGATCATCTTCGCGGGCACCGGCACGCACACGCTCGACAATGCGTCGAACAACGCGGGCACGATGAGCGTCGGGTCGGGCGTGACGGTCACGGCGACCAACGGTCTGACCAACACCGGGACGCTGAACCTCGACGGTTCGATCGCGGGTCCGCTGACCCTGAACGGCGGCAACACCATCGTGAACAGCGCCGTGGCCTCGGTCACCGGCCAGACGACGGTGAACGCCAACGGCACGCTGACGGTCAACGCGAACCAGACCTTCGACGCGGCGGGAGGCATGCTGGTCGATGGCGGCTCTGTCGTGGCCAACGGCACGATCACCGGCAACGCGGCCTTCAGCGGCGACACCGACGTCGAGGGCATCTTCGGCAACGGCCTGACCGTGCAGTCGCCCAACACCATGACCGTTACGGGTGGTTTGACGTATGGTTCTTTGACGGTTTCGGACGGAGGGACGTTTACGACGACCGGTGCGGGCGGGGTTGCCATTGTGGGGACGTCGAACACTACGACGATCAACGGCGCGGCGATCTACAACGACGGCGACACGCTGGACGACAACGGGGGGATCGACATCGGCGCGACCGGGTCGGTGACCTTCAACACCGGCGCGACCGGCATCCGGTTCAACGCCGACGACGATGAGAACAACACCGGCACGATCACCAACGACGGTTCGATCACGGTCACTGGTGGCGGCGCGGGTGGCGTCAGCGTGGCCAACGACGACGGCGCGGGCGACGACAACCTGACCAACCAGGGCACCGGCACCATCGACGTGCAGGCGAACAACACGCTGAACGGCATCGACACGCTGACCAACAGCTCGACCTCGGCGACCGCGATCCAGGTCGGCAGCGGCGCGACGCTGGGCTTTGCCACGCTGAACTCCTCGGCGGGGACGGTCACCAGCGCGGGCACGCTCGACGGCAACGTCGCGCTTTCGGGCGCGGGGACGCTGGTGCAGAACGCCGGCGGCTCGGTCGACGGCACCCTGTCGACCGCGGGCAGCGCGACGTTCGACATCAACGGCACCACCGGCGATGCGACGACCGAGGTGACGGGGACGGTGTCGCAGGGCTCGACCGGGTCCTCGACCTTCGCGGGCGACGCGGGCGGGCTGGTGACGGTCAGCGCGGGTACGCTGACCGTTGATGGCGCTTCGGCCTTCAACGACGGTCTGTCCGTGACCGGCGGCGCGGCCGTGGTGGATGCGGATCTGTCCGTAACCGGCAACACGCTGGTCGATACCGGTTCGCTGACCGTGAATGCGGGCGACACGCTGACCTCCCCGGTCAGGGCCGGCAGCCTCGGCGGCGGCGGCAGCGTGACCGTGAACGGCGTCATCGACGGCGCGCTGGACGTCGAAAACACGTCTACCTTCGACATCAATGCGGGCGGCTCCGTCACCGGGACGGCGACCCACGCCAGCACGGGGACCTCGACGCTTGCGGGCACCGTCGGCAACCTCAACATCACGGCTGCGGGCACCGTTCAGGTGGACGGCGCGGCGGTGTCCAACGGTCTGAGCTTCGTCGACGGCGGCGGCACGCTGGCCGTTCAGGCCGGCGCGTCCTACACCGCCACCGGCGGCCCCGTGAACGTGGGCTTCGACGCCGGCAACACCGGCAGCGGCACGCTGAGCGTGGCCGACACCGGCAGCGTGATCGGCAATATCTTTGTCCACAACGCGGGCACCGTCGACATCAACGGCACCTCCGGCGACGCGACGACCGAGGTGACCGGCGCCCTGGTCCTCTTTGCCACGGCCACTGGCAATTCGACCGTGGCCGGCGATATCGGCGGTGCGGTCACGGTGAACGCCGGCACGCTGACGGTGGACGGCGTCTCGGAGTTCCAGTCGAGCCTCGACGTGAACGCCGGCAGCCTCGTCGTAAGCGCCGACCTCGGCGTGACCGGCGCCGCCGAAGCGTCTGGCGGCGATGTCACCGTCGACGCGGGCGCGACGCTGACCACCGCGACCCTGACCATGTCGGGCGACGGCGCGCTGACGCTGAACGGCGATCTCGACGGCGATCTGAACATCACCGACACCAACAACACGGTTGCGGTCACGCATGCGCTGAACACCCCGGGCGGGGTGACGGGCACCGTGACGCAGAACAACGCCAATTCCACGATCACCACGGGCGACGCGGGCAACACCCAGTTCGGCACGCTGGTCAACACGCTGGGCACCGTGACGGTGAACACGGGCACGCTGCAACTGAACAACGCGTCGTCCAACGCCGGCACGATGAACGTGAATTCCGGTACGGCGGTGATCCTGAACACGGCCGACTTCACCAACACCGGCACGTTCGACCTGAACGGACAGATGGGCAACGTCTCGCTGGCCGACACCTTTACCAACGACGGCGGCGTCGTCACCCTGGCCAACAACCTCGCGGCGCAATACGTCCAGACCGGCGCCGGGGCGCAGACCACCATCGACGGCAACACGCTGGTCGGCACCGGCACCACCGGCGCGACCATGGCGATCAACGCTGGCGCGCTGACAATCGATGCAGGGCAAACGCTGACCTACGGTGCGCTGACCCTGGCCGATGGCGCGACGATGACGGTGAACGGCAGCATGGCCGCCTTGACCGACACCACGACCAACATCAACGGTGCGGCGACGTACAACGACGGCTCGGCGCTGAACGACAACGGGTCGATCAACATCGGGGCGACCGGCAGCGTGACGTTCAACACCGGCGGCACGGGCATCGTGTTCGACGCCGACCAGGACAACAACGCGGTCGGCACGATCACCAGCGACGGCGCGATCACGGTGAACGGCACCGGCAACGTCAGCTTCGGCACCGACGGCGACGACAACTTCACCAACCAGGGGTCCGCCACGGTGGCGCTGCTGAACACGTCGTCCGTCTCCGACATCGACGTGCTGACCAACAGCTCGACGGCGAACGGCGCGACGGCGGGCACGGCGGCGATCTTCCTGGCCAGCGGCACCTCGCTGGGCTTCACCACGCTGGATTCCTCGGCGGGGACGATCGTGTCCGCGGGGACGCTGGACGGTGACGTGAACCTGACCGGCACCGCCGGGCTGGACCTGAACGACGGCACGATCACCGGGACGCTGGACAACCAGTCGGGCACGGCGATCACTCTCGACGGCACCATCACCGGCGCCTTCACCCAGCAGGGCGCGGGCACGCAGACCACGGTCGACGGCACCTCCAGCTTCGGCAGCACGGTGGATGTCGACAGCGGCACCCTGACGGTCGACGCCGACACCACGGTGACCGGCGCGACCACCGTCGACGACGCGACGCTGACCGTCAACGCCGGCGACACGCTCACCGCCACCGGCAACGTGCTGGCCGGCGGATCGGGCGGCGCGGGCACGGTGGTCGTGGACGGCACCATCGACGGCGACGTGACGGCGCAGAACACCGCGACCGTGACGGTCAACGGCTCCGTCGACGGCAACCTCCAGACCCAGAACACCGCCTCCTTCGACATCAACGGCACCTCGGGCGCGGCCCCGGCAGAGGTCACCGGCAACGTCACCCAGGCGGGCACCAGCGCGCTCAACACCCTGGCGGGCGACATCGCGGGCTTCCTGCAGCAGACCGGCGCGGGCACGATCACCGTCGACGGAGACGCGATCGTCACCGGCCTGGTGAACATCGACGCGGGCACGCTGACGGTCGCGGGCGGCGCGACGCTGGACGCCACCGGCGCCGGTGTCGACGTGGCCGCGGGCGCCTTCGGCAACGTCAACGCCACCGGCGAGATCGACGGGTCCACCACCAACGCCGGCACCTTCCAGAACGACGGCACGATGGACGGGGTGACCAACTCCGGCGGGTTCACCAACACCGGCACCACCGCAGGCGTGACCAACTCCGGCACCTTCACCAACAACGGCGGCACCGGCACGGTCGGCAACTCCGGCACGTTCGACAACAACGGCTCGACGCTGGCCTTCAGCAACACCGGCACGCTGACGACCTCCGGCACGATCACCGGCGATCTCGACCAGACGGCGGGATCGACCACCGCGGACGGCAACGCCACGGTGACCGGCGAGCTGGACATCGACGGCGGCACGCTGACCGTCGATCCCGGCATCGTCCTGAGCGCGGGCAGCGCCGACATCGAGGACGCCGGCGGCGTCACGGTGGGCGCGGGCTCCACCCTGCAGACCACCACCGGGACCCTCGCCAACGACGACCAGATCGCGGTGGGTGCAGGCGGCAACCTGATCGCGGCCACCACCCTGACCAACGAGTCGAACGGCACCATCACCTTTGCCAACGGCGGCACGCTGAGCGCCGGCGGCGCGGGTCAGGGCACGATCACCAACGAAGGCCAGATCGTCGTCAACGCCGGCACCGTGACGGCCACCGGCAACGACAACTTCGTCGCCAGCGGCATGGGCACGGGCCTGCAGATCCTCGGAGGCCACCTCGACCTCGGCACCGGCACGGTGACCGACACCGGCACCGGCACGCTGACCGCGGTCACGCTCACCGCCGATGCCAGCGGCGGCGCGATGCTGACCACCGGCGGCGTGACCTTCGACGAGGCCGAGATCGAGCTGAACGCCAACGCCTCCGGCGACGCGACGGTGACCGGCCCGGTGACCGTGGGCGGCACCGGCTTCTTCGACCTCAACAGCGCGGGCGGCAGCACCGCGACGATCACCGGAGACGTGATCCAGCAGGCGGGCAGCACCGCGACCTCGACGCTGGCGGGCACCCTCGGCGGCATCCTCGACATCAACGGCGGCACCGTGACGGTGGACGGCACGGGCGGGGGCGGCACATCGGTCGTGACCGGCGCGCTGACCGTGGACGGCGGCACGCTGAACGTGAACGCCAACACCGACGCCGCCGCGGGCACCACCGTGGGCGCGACAGGCACGGTCAGCAACACCGCCACCTTCGCCACCAACGTCACCAACGCCGGCGGCTTTACCAACGACGGCACCGTCAGTGGCGGCGTGGGCAACTCCGGCACCCTCGACAACAACGGCACGGTCACCGGCAACGTCACCAACACCGGCACGCTGACCGACTCCGGCAGCATCGGCGGCAGCCTCACCCAGACGGCGGGGTCGACCACCGTGGACGGCAACGCCACCGTGACGGGCCTGTTCGACATGAACGGCGGCACGCTGGCCATCGACCCCGGCTTCACCTTCGCGGTCGGCAGCGCCGACATCGAGGATGCCGGCGGCGTCACCCTGGGGGCGGGTTCCACCCTGCAAACCACCAGCGGCGCCCTCGACAACGACGACCAGGTGGCAATCGGCAACGGCGGCACGCTGCTCTCCTTCGCGGCGCTGAGCAACGAGACGAACGGCGTGATGGACTTCCTCGGCGCCACCGGCGCGCTGACCGCCGGGGCCGGGTCGGACATCACCAACACCGGGCGGTTCAACATCAACTCCGCCGTGGGCCAGACCGTGACGCTGACCACCAGCGGCGCGGGCACGTTCACCAACACCGGCCTGATCGACATGGTCGACGGCGAGACCGCCGACCGCCTGGTGATCAATGGCGATGCGGTGCTGAACGGCATCATCGGCATGGACGTCAACGTCTCCGGCGCGCTGGTGGGCACCTCGCCCGCCGACACCGCCGACCAGGTCAACGTGACGGGCACCGCCTCGGGCGCGCCGACGCTGGCCTTCTCCAACGTCAACGGCGTGTTCTCCAACGTCGCGGTCCCGATCGACCTGATCACCGCGGCCAACACCGGCGGCGTCTCGGCCACCCAGACCGGCCTGCCGACCAACGGCGCCTTCATCTACAACCTGCAGAACACCGGCACCGCGGTGCAGCTGACCGCCACCCCCAACCTCGCCTTCGGCGGCGTGGCCTCCGGCGTGGCGGCCACCCAGAGCCTGATCTCCACCGTGGTCAACCGGCCGTCCTCGGCGCTGGTGACCCCGCTGGTGGCCCCGGGCGACGACCCCTGCGCCATTGGCTCCTGGAGCCGGATCACCGGCGGGAAGGCCTCGGCCGGCCTGTCGACCTCGGCCGCGAGCCTGCCCGGCTCGCTGTCCAACCAGATCGACCTGCGTTACCGCGGCATTCAGGTGGGCCTCGACCGGTCCTGCTCGGGCGGCTACTACAACGGCTGGGACCTGGCCTACGGCGCGATGCTCGGCACCAACGGCGGCGACACCTCCCTGCCGGTCAACTTCGGCGGCACGGTCACCACGCTCAGCACCGAGTTCGACCAGACCTTCGGCGGCTTCTACCTGAGCGCCGCCAAGGGCCAGTGGTTCGGCGACCTGTCGATCCGCGCCGACAAGACCACCTACTCGATCCAGGAGAGCAACAGCTTCGCCAACGGCGGTCTGGGCATCAACACCCAGGACTTCGACAGCCGCGGCAAGACCGTCTCCGGCTCGCTCAGCTACTCGCATACCCTGAACGAACAGCTCGGCCTGCGCCTCGTGCCCACCGCCGGCTTCTCGTTCAGCCACATCGAGAGCGACAGCATCGCCATCGAGAACGATCCCTCCACCGCCGCCGACAACGCGACCCTGCAGATCGGCGACATCGACCAGAGGATCGGCTACCTCGGCGCAACCCTGGCACGGACCCAGGTCGCGGAAAGCGGCACGGCGGCGACCACCTACTTCGTCACCGGAACCTACTTCAACGACTTCGGAGACGACCTCGAAAGCACCTTCACCGTCGACAGCAACGGATCCTCGCAGGTGCTTACGTCCGAGACCCTCGGCGGCTTCGGAGAACTCAGCTTCGGCTTCAACTACACCGCAATCCTCGACGCAGGATCCGCCGTCCCGGCAAGACAGGTCGACGCTTCCCTGCGCGCAGACACAAGGTTCTCCGACAATCTCGACTCTTGGGGATTGACCGCTCAGGTCAGACTGCAGTTCTGA
- a CDS encoding vWA domain-containing protein — MFVPFYDALRKAGVPVSLREYLTFLEGMTAGLATYDVEAFYYLARTAMVKDERHLDRFDRAFSHAFKGLEEIGVEQVLQAVDLPDDWLTKLAEKHLTEEQKAEIEAMGGFDKLMETLKKRLEEQKGRHQGGSKWVGTAGTSPFGAYGYNPEGVRIGQKESRHKRAVKVWDKREFRNLDDGVELGTRNIKVALKRLRRWVREGAHEELDLDGTIRATAHNGYLDVKTRPERHNAVKVLLFLDVGGSMDPHIKVVEELFSAARAEFKHLEHFYFHNCLYEGVWRDNRRRWDGQTATWDILNRYGPDYKCIFVGDASMSPYEISHPGGANEHWNQEAGHVWLRRARDQWPDHLWINPVPPGHWQYTQSIHMIREIFEDRMVPMTLEGLDRGMRFLG; from the coding sequence ATGTTCGTTCCCTTCTACGATGCCCTGCGCAAGGCCGGTGTGCCGGTCAGCCTCCGCGAGTACCTGACCTTCCTCGAAGGCATGACCGCGGGTCTTGCCACCTACGACGTCGAGGCGTTCTACTATCTCGCCCGCACCGCCATGGTGAAGGACGAGCGGCACCTTGACCGTTTCGACCGCGCATTCTCCCATGCTTTCAAAGGCTTGGAAGAGATCGGCGTCGAACAGGTCCTGCAGGCCGTGGACCTCCCCGACGACTGGCTGACCAAACTGGCCGAGAAGCATCTGACCGAAGAGCAAAAGGCCGAGATCGAGGCCATGGGCGGCTTCGACAAGCTGATGGAAACGTTGAAGAAACGCCTCGAAGAGCAGAAGGGCCGGCATCAGGGCGGCTCCAAATGGGTCGGCACCGCCGGCACCTCGCCCTTCGGCGCCTATGGCTACAACCCCGAAGGCGTCCGCATCGGGCAAAAGGAATCCCGTCACAAACGCGCCGTAAAAGTCTGGGATAAAAGAGAATTCCGAAACCTTGACGACGGCGTGGAGCTGGGCACGCGCAACATCAAGGTGGCGCTCAAACGCCTCCGCCGCTGGGTCCGCGAAGGCGCCCACGAAGAGCTCGACCTGGACGGCACCATCCGCGCCACCGCGCACAACGGCTACCTTGACGTGAAGACCCGGCCAGAGCGGCACAACGCCGTCAAAGTCCTTTTGTTTCTTGATGTTGGCGGTAGCATGGACCCGCACATCAAGGTGGTGGAAGAACTGTTCTCCGCCGCCCGTGCAGAGTTCAAGCATCTGGAACACTTCTATTTCCACAACTGCCTGTACGAGGGCGTGTGGCGCGACAACCGCCGCCGCTGGGACGGGCAGACCGCCACATGGGATATCCTCAACAGATATGGCCCTGATTACAAATGCATTTTCGTGGGTGACGCCAGCATGTCCCCCTACGAGATCTCGCATCCCGGCGGCGCGAACGAGCATTGGAACCAGGAGGCCGGGCACGTCTGGCTGCGCCGCGCGCGCGATCAGTGGCCGGACCACCTCTGGATCAATCCCGTACCGCCAGGCCATTGGCAATACACGCAAAGTATCCACATGATCCGCGAGATCTTCGAGGATCGCATGGTGCCGATGACGCTCGAAGGGCTGGACCGGGGCATGCGCTTCCTCGGCTGA
- a CDS encoding DUF2927 domain-containing protein — protein MRKARRYLLPLYLLLGACMPIASNDTASRAASAVESSASLPPMKSFSVPRPAAPVASNTDLARDFLDLSFALESGRPLTTFTRFEGPITVRVTGQAPVSLGPDLGRLLHRLRAEAGIDVSQVGAANANITIQAVTRDDIRKALPSAACFVVPNVSSLAEYRGARNTRQTSWSQLKKRERLAIFIPADSAPQEIRDCLHEELAQALGPLNDLYRLPDSVFNDDNVHTVLTGYDMTILRAYYDPALRTGMSRNDVADRLPAIFARINPRGQGAAPQRLSKTPRVWIEAVQTALGPGANPAQRRNAASEALKIATAMGWTDHRRAFSHYAMGRLLQSIDPARAQDHFVLAQRYFGNRPDTALHRAYVASQLAAYAISSGRADDALYLLTPHLDTAARHENAALLATLMMLRAEALDLAGRPTEARSVRLDSLGWARYGFGADWAVRAKLREVGSLNPARRRPGAL, from the coding sequence ATGCGCAAAGCCCGCCGTTACCTGCTCCCGCTGTATCTCCTGCTGGGCGCCTGCATGCCGATCGCGTCGAACGACACCGCGTCGCGTGCTGCCTCCGCCGTCGAATCCAGCGCCTCCCTGCCGCCGATGAAAAGCTTCTCGGTCCCGCGGCCCGCGGCACCCGTGGCGTCGAACACCGACCTCGCCCGCGATTTCCTCGACCTGTCCTTCGCGCTGGAATCCGGCCGTCCGCTGACCACCTTCACCCGGTTCGAGGGGCCGATCACCGTGCGCGTCACCGGACAGGCGCCCGTCTCGCTCGGGCCCGATCTCGGCCGCCTCCTGCACCGCCTGCGCGCAGAGGCCGGGATCGACGTCTCGCAGGTCGGCGCCGCCAACGCCAACATCACCATCCAGGCCGTGACGCGCGACGACATCCGCAAGGCCCTGCCCTCCGCCGCCTGCTTCGTGGTGCCCAACGTCTCGTCGCTGGCGGAATACCGTGGCGCGCGCAACACCCGCCAGACAAGCTGGTCGCAACTCAAGAAACGCGAACGCCTGGCCATCTTCATCCCCGCCGACAGCGCGCCGCAGGAAATCCGCGACTGCCTGCACGAAGAACTGGCCCAGGCGCTTGGCCCGCTCAACGATCTCTACCGCCTGCCCGACAGCGTGTTCAACGACGACAACGTGCACACCGTCCTGACCGGCTACGACATGACGATCCTGCGCGCCTACTACGACCCCGCGCTGCGCACCGGCATGAGCCGCAACGACGTCGCCGACCGCCTGCCCGCCATCTTCGCCCGGATCAACCCGCGCGGTCAGGGCGCCGCCCCGCAGCGCCTGTCCAAGACACCGCGCGTCTGGATCGAGGCGGTGCAGACCGCGCTCGGCCCCGGCGCCAACCCCGCGCAGCGCCGCAATGCCGCCTCCGAGGCGCTGAAGATCGCCACCGCCATGGGCTGGACCGATCACCGCCGCGCCTTCTCGCACTACGCCATGGGCCGCCTGCTGCAATCCATCGACCCGGCCCGGGCGCAGGACCACTTCGTGCTCGCGCAGCGCTATTTCGGCAATCGGCCCGACACTGCCCTGCACCGTGCCTACGTCGCCTCGCAGCTTGCGGCCTACGCGATCAGCTCCGGGCGCGCCGACGATGCGCTGTACCTGCTGACGCCGCATCTCGACACCGCCGCCCGTCATGAAAACGCCGCCCTGCTCGCGACGCTCATGATGCTGCGGGCCGAGGCGCTGGACCTCGCCGGGCGCCCGACGGAGGCACGGTCCGTGCGGCTGGACTCCCTCGGTTGGGCACGATACGGGTTCGGCGCTGATTGGGCCGTCCGTGCGAAACTGCGCGAGGTCGGCTCCCTGAACCCGGCACGACGGAGACCCGGCGCACTATGA
- a CDS encoding GNAT family N-acetyltransferase — translation MSHETALTVRPLRAEDEPAWRDLWTAYLAFYESSVPEPVYVSTFARLLGDDPRDFNALVAEHDGRLVGLTHYLFHRHGWKIEDVCYLQDLYAVPEMRGKGVGRALIEAVYAAADTCGAPSVYWLTQEFNDTARVLYDRIGVVTPFIKYQRS, via the coding sequence GTGTCCCACGAAACGGCTCTGACCGTGCGCCCACTGCGCGCGGAGGATGAACCGGCTTGGCGTGATCTCTGGACGGCGTACCTCGCCTTCTACGAGAGCAGCGTACCCGAGCCGGTCTACGTCTCCACCTTTGCGCGCCTTCTTGGCGACGACCCGCGCGACTTCAACGCGCTGGTCGCCGAGCACGACGGCCGCCTTGTTGGCCTGACGCACTATCTGTTCCACCGCCACGGCTGGAAGATCGAAGACGTCTGCTACCTTCAGGACCTCTATGCCGTGCCGGAGATGCGCGGCAAGGGCGTCGGCCGTGCGCTGATCGAGGCGGTCTATGCCGCTGCCGACACCTGCGGAGCACCCTCCGTATACTGGCTGACTCAGGAGTTCAACGATACCGCGCGCGTCCTCTACGACCGGATCGGCGTCGTCACCCCGTTCATCAAGTACCAGAGGTCGTGA